The following are encoded together in the Panicum virgatum strain AP13 chromosome 6K, P.virgatum_v5, whole genome shotgun sequence genome:
- the LOC120711723 gene encoding putative disease resistance protein RGA3 isoform X2 codes for MVAVGVMLASPVLNMVVKEIGAVIGGQIKLQKDFTKDLKKMKMMLESVAAVMEDAERQSIEEREVQLWLKRLKDAMYGISDMLDEFEEDTQSAERKISLKMDLLQLASGCLSICPKIKLANRMKEMREELKVITDQHTSFMLRPGTITNELKITNTRATSSVMKDEELIVGRTNDKRDIMASLSEGNTGRITIFPIYGIGGIGKTTLAKMVFNDVQFKDYSHVWVYVSQTFDLNKIGNSIISQLLKEESQLTERQMIHNSLVELLAGKNILIVLDDLWEDNGSHLDDLKDMLKVGEHSRIVVIVTTRNEGVANKFQTIKPYKLAPLSNDSCWIVIKQKSSFDSRDDKHEVEQIGKDISVMCRGVALAAQSLGYMLKELMSDQWESVRKSNIWNVSALEYTDSVLSSLRLTYSYMPSHLKLCFAYCAIFPKGHKMVKDDLIHQWNSLGFIEETDIFSTEQLGEKYISQLLGLSFLEHSRLHNSATGVHHEDFTHVTMHDLVLDLARLVLVDEFIMGVNEQSNSDRRSCRYALCNDCSKKLESHTDYPTKIRALRFLDCGRIELHKDAFSSAKYLRVLDLSECIIQRLPDSIGQLKQLRYLNAPWVQHHMIPNCITKLFKLTYLSLCGSSALMALPDSIGHMESLMHLNLSGCSGLEELPESFGKLKQLVHLDLSNCSNLTVVVESLQTLTNLEYLDLSYSWNIRELSGHLGSFMKLKHLNLSGCREIEDFSRSFGNLKSLMHLDLSHCDQVKGLPEALGSLTKLQYLNLSHCGCIGGNEMAEALGNLTTLRHLYLSGFLDTTCDDESTIFTFLECISTLSNLEHLDLSCNKLYHIPECFGSLSKLCTLDLSSCSGSVPENMVQMDSLKVVYAKNGYLTVPYFELPLGDTNGGSLSLFQSAKVFDVKICGFEKVKSVEVKRVKLFRNELKHLTLEWVCCHRVVENDKVLDCLQPSRFIQRQYYI; via the exons ATGGTGGCTGTCGGGGTCATGCTTGCCTCGCCTGTGCTCAACATGGTTGTCAAGGAGATTGGCGCAGTCATCGGAGGCCAGATCAAACTGCAGAAGGACTTCACCAAGGACctcaagaagatgaagatgatgctggaATCTGTGGCGGCGGTGATGGAGGATGCCGAGAGGCAATCGATCGAGGAAAGGGAAGTGCAGCTGTGGCTGAAGCGGCTCAAGGACGCCATGTATGGCATCTCCGATATGCTTGACGAGTTTGAAGAGGACACCCAATCAGCTGAGCGAAAG ATCTCTCTCAAAATGGACCTGTTGCAATTGGCATCTGGCTGTCTCTCTATTTGTCCCAAAATTAAACTTGCCAATAGGATGAAGGAGATGAGAGAGGAACTGAAGGTGATAACGGATCAACACACGAGCTTCATGTTGAGGCCAGGCACTATTACCAATGAACTGAAAATTACTAATACTCGTGCGACATCATCGGTCATGAAAGATGAAGAGCTCATAGTGGGGAGAACCAACGACAAACGAGACATAATGGCTTCTTTATCTGAGGGCAATACTGGAAGGATCACCATATTTCCCATCTATGGCATTGGTGGGATTGGCAAGACAACCCTAGCAAAAATGGTTTTCAATGATGTACAGTTCAAAGACTACTCTCATGTGTGGGTTTACGTGTCCCAAACATTTGATCTGAATAAAATTGGCAATTCTATAATATCGCAACTATTAAAAGAGGAGAGCCAACTAACTGAAAGGCAGATGATACATAATTCCCTTGTAGAGCTACTTGCTGGTAAAAATATTCTGATTGTTTTAGATGACCTGTGGGAGGATAATGGATCTCATTTGGATGACTTGAAGGATATGCTTAAGGTTGGTGAGCACAGTAGGATTGTAGTTATTGTAACCACACGCAATGAGGGTGTTGCAAATAAGTTTCAAACCATTAAACCATACAAATTAGCACCCTTGTCAAATGACTCTTGCTGGATTGTAATAAAGCAAAAGAGTAGTTTTGACTCCAGAGATGATAAACATGAAGTGGAACAGATTGGAAAGGACATCTCCGTGATGTGTAGAGGTGTGGCCCTAGCAGCTCAGTCGCTTGGATACATGTTGAAAGAATTGATGTCTGATCAATGGGAGTCTGTGAGAAAGAGTAATATCTGGAACGTATCTGCTTTAGAATATACAGATTCGGTGCTTTCATCTTTGAGATTAACCTATAGCTATATGCCTTCACATTTGAAACTATGCTTTGCCTATTGTGCAATCTTTCCAAAAGGTCATAAGATGGTTAAAGATGATCTGATTCACCAATGGAATTCACTGGGTTTCATAGAGGAAACAGACATATTCTCCACTGAACAACTTGGTGAAAAATACATCAGCCAACTATTGGGGCTGTCATTCCTTGAACATTCAAGGTTGCATAATTCA GCTACTGGAGTGCATCATGAAGATTTTACACACGTGACAATGCACGACCTAGTGCTCGACTTAGCACGGTTGGTCCTGGTTGATGAATTTATTATGGGTGTTAACGAACAGAGCAATTCTGATAGAAGGAGCTGCCGCTATGCATTGTGCAATGATTGCAGCAAGAAACTGGAATCACACACAGATTATCCTACCAAGATAAGGGCGCTCCGTTTCCTTGACTGTGGTAGAATTGAACTTCACAAAGATGCATTCTCATCTGCCAAATATCTGCGTGTCTTGGATTTAAGTGAGTGCATTATACAGAGGTTACCTGATTCTATTGGTCAATTGAAGCAGCTGAGGTATCTAAATGCTCCATGGGTCCAACATCACATGATTCCCAATTGTATCACAAAGCTCTTCAAATTGACTTACCTCAGCCTTTGTGGATcttctgcattgatggcactaCCAGATTCAATTGGGCATATGGAGAGCCTTATGCATCTTAATTTGTCAGGCTGTTCAGGACTGGAGGAACTACCAGAATCGTTCGGCAAATTAAAACAGTTGGTGCACCTGGATTTGTCAAACTGCTCCAATCTTACTGTTGTCGTAGAATCCTTGCAGACCCTTACCAACCTTGAATATTTGGACTTGTCATACTCCTGGAATATCAGAGAGCTATCAGGACATTTGGGCAGCTTTATGAAACTAAAACATCTAAACTTATCTGGTTGCAGAGAAATTGAAGATTTTTCACGATCATTTGGAAATCTAAAAAGTTTGATGCATCTTGATTTATCACACTGTGATCAGGTCAAAGGACTACCAGAAGCCTTGGGTAGCCTTACCAAGCTCCAATATCTGAATTTATCACACTGTGGCTGCATTGGCGGAAACGAAATGGCAGAAGCCTTGGGCAATCTAACCACACTTCGGCATTTATATTTATCTGGGTTCCTGGATACGACCTGTGATGATGAATCAACTATTTTCACTTTCCTTGAGTGTATCAGCACCCTTTCAAATCTGGAACATCTGGACTTATCTTGTAATAAACTTTACCACATACCTGAATGTTTCGGTAGCCTTAGTAAGCTATGTACACTAGACCTGTCTAGTTGCTCGGGCTCGGTACCAGAAAACATGGTTCAAATGGATAGCCTAAAGGTGGTATATGCAAAGAACGGCTACCTCACTGTACCATATTTCGAGCTTCCCCTTGGTGACACGAATGGCGGCAGCCTCTCTCTGTTTCAGTCTGCGAAGGTCTTTGACGTGAAAATATGTGGATTTGAAAAGGTGAAATCTGTTGAGGTGAAACGTGTCAAATTGTTTAGAAATGAACTTAAACATTTGACACTGGAATGGGTGTGTTGTCATAGGGTTGTGGAGAACGACAAAGTTTTGGACTGCCTCCAGCCATCAAGATTTATACAGAGGCAATACTATATATAA